CTACCTGAACGATCTGATCGCGCCCGGCCGCGAGAAGATCCGGGAGCAGCGGAACTGAGACCGGTCCCCGATCAGGCGTCCATCGCGGCTTCGAGCGTGAACGTGCCCTCGTAGAGCGCGGTCCCGACGACCACGGCGGCCGCGCCGGCCTCTCGGAGCGCACGGACGTCGTCGAGCGAGGCGACGCCGCCGGAGGCGACGACGGGGATGTCGACCGCCTCGACGACGCGCCGGGTCACGCCGGCCTGGACGCCCTCGTGTCGGCCCTCGACGTCGACGTCGGTGAAGAGGATCGCGCCGGCCCCGAGGTCCTCGTAGCGGGCGGCGGCCTCGGCGGGGTCGAGGCCCGTGCTCTCGGTCCAGCCCGAGACGACGACCTCGCCGTCCTTGGCGTCGAGGCTCACCATCACGCGGCCCGGGTGGGAGTCCGAAATCGCTTCGACCAGGTCGGGCTCCTCGACGGCCGCAGT
This is a stretch of genomic DNA from Halobellus sp. MBLA0158. It encodes these proteins:
- the hisA gene encoding 1-(5-phosphoribosyl)-5-[(5-phosphoribosylamino)methylideneamino]imidazole-4-carboxamide isomerase, which produces MSDTDPFPAFEVVPAVDMQDGEVVQLVQGERGTEKRYGDPVAAARRWVEAGAETLHLVDLDGAFEGERQNADAVEAVVEAVDVPVQLGGGIRTREDATDLLDRGVERVILGTAAVEEPDLVEAISDSHPGRVMVSLDAKDGEVVVSGWTESTGLDPAEAAARYEDLGAGAILFTDVDVEGRHEGVQAGVTRRVVEAVDIPVVASGGVASLDDVRALREAGAAAVVVGTALYEGTFTLEAAMDA